CCGCGTCGCCGTCGTCTCGGGCGGCTGCTCGGGGCTGACCTACGACCTCGGGTGGGACTCGGCGTTGCAGGAGAAGGACCGCGTCGTCGGCGAGGAGCCGTTCCGCGTGGTCATGGACCTCAAGAGCTTCCTCTACCTCGACGGCACGACGCTCGACTTCTCCGACGGGCTGGAAGGGCAGGGCTTCCACTTCCACAACCCGCAGGCCGCCCGCACCTGCGCCTGCGGCGAATCGTTCTCGCTGTGATCGGTGCTAGTCGCTATTCTGGTCCGATTAAATGAATTCGCACTCCGAAGCTGATGTCTTGCGAGTGCTAGAGTGGTATGAGAAGGACCCCGGCATAGAACTGGTCGGGGAAGAAGCGCTTCGAGGGATTGGATTGGATGAGCTTTTGGCTCTGTTTACTCCATTTGTAGAAGACCCCGTTCTGTTCTACAAGTACGAGGTTGGAGCCAAGGAGGCGGAGATGCTTCAGCGTGCGGTTCAACATCAGATTGACCTAGGCACGTACGACTATCTCATTGCAGCTTATCAGAAGTCCTCTTGAGGAGATGAATTGCT
This genomic interval from Rhodothermales bacterium contains the following:
- a CDS encoding iron-sulfur cluster assembly accessory protein, encoding MEGITITDRAAERITEIAEREGISEGQFLRVAVVSGGCSGLTYDLGWDSALQEKDRVVGEEPFRVVMDLKSFLYLDGTTLDFSDGLEGQGFHFHNPQAARTCACGESFSL